The following proteins are co-located in the Rhea pennata isolate bPtePen1 chromosome 2, bPtePen1.pri, whole genome shotgun sequence genome:
- the CCDC126 gene encoding coiled-coil domain-containing protein 126 — protein MILTFSRKSMSQKLSLFLLVFGIVWGLMLLRYTFQYPRRQSSSELREQILDLSKRYVKALAEENKNLMNGGSGASMAGYADLKRTIAVLLDDILQRLVKLESKVGYIVVNGSAANMTNGTSNQVQLASSKRVNAAGKVR, from the exons atgattttaacattttcaagaaaaagcatGTCCCAGAAACTGAGTTTATTTTTACTAGTTTTTGGAATCGTTTGGGGTTTGATGTTGCTACGCTACACTTTCCAGTATCCCAGACGCCAAAGCAGCAGTGAGTTACGTGAACAGATATTAGACCTAAGTAAAAGATATGTCAAAGcacttgcagaagaaaataaaaatttaatgaatGGTGGCAGTGGAGCTTCTATGGCAGGATATg CTGATCTTAAGAGAACAATTGCTGTTCTTCTGGATGACATCTTACAACGCCTGGTGAAATTGGAAAGCAAAGTTGGTTACATTGTTGTGAATGGCTCAGCAGCAAATATGACTAATGGAACTAGCAATCAAGTGCAACTGGCTTCAAGTAAACGTGTAAATGCAGCAGGCAAGGTTAGATAG